A stretch of the Amycolatopsis sp. BJA-103 genome encodes the following:
- a CDS encoding glycosyltransferase, whose product MTRLFFSAGSGYSHIAPLLPLASAARDRGHDVVFATGPNAVEHTRASGLPTIGVGGPVDEAAARRAWGKYAPSELAVMSPDEKLAYVVTVMAETGAGPRVDEMLAAVREHRPDLVIAGAAEFAAPAAAAIAGLPYVVHGIGPPKPAGIMAGGWRALDPIVRRFGLDRFPDHDTVPYLDIWPEALRPGGVAWDHPVRLPVRPEGVLPAAGNRPAVLDGLPHARTVYVTAGTSHNTRPGVLETMISALHGEGVNVVATIGRDGDRERFGAQPDSVRIENFLPQQRILPYVDAVVCHAGAGTVLGALAHGVPLVVSPLATDQFDMAAQVVEARAGVLADDGIRDAVRTVLADPAYRDSAASLAERIAAMPEPATILDHLTKYAANV is encoded by the coding sequence GTGACACGTCTGTTCTTCTCCGCCGGATCGGGATACAGCCACATCGCCCCCTTGCTGCCGCTGGCCTCGGCGGCGCGGGATCGGGGGCACGACGTCGTGTTCGCGACCGGGCCGAACGCGGTCGAGCACACGCGGGCGAGCGGCTTGCCGACGATCGGGGTGGGCGGACCGGTCGACGAGGCGGCCGCCCGTCGGGCCTGGGGAAAGTACGCACCCTCCGAGCTGGCGGTGATGTCGCCGGACGAGAAGCTGGCCTACGTGGTCACCGTGATGGCCGAGACGGGAGCCGGGCCGAGGGTGGACGAGATGCTGGCCGCGGTCCGCGAGCATCGGCCCGATCTGGTGATCGCGGGTGCCGCCGAATTCGCCGCGCCCGCCGCCGCCGCGATCGCCGGTTTGCCGTACGTGGTGCACGGGATCGGGCCGCCGAAACCGGCCGGGATCATGGCGGGCGGCTGGCGAGCGCTCGACCCGATCGTGCGGCGCTTCGGCCTCGACCGGTTCCCCGATCACGACACCGTCCCGTACCTGGACATCTGGCCGGAAGCGTTGCGGCCGGGAGGAGTCGCCTGGGATCACCCCGTCCGTCTCCCGGTGCGCCCGGAAGGAGTTCTGCCCGCGGCCGGAAACCGCCCTGCCGTCCTCGACGGGCTACCCCACGCGCGGACCGTCTACGTCACGGCGGGGACCTCTCACAACACCCGGCCCGGGGTGCTGGAGACCATGATCTCGGCGCTGCACGGTGAAGGTGTCAACGTCGTCGCGACCATCGGCCGCGACGGCGACCGGGAACGGTTCGGCGCACAGCCTGACTCCGTACGTATCGAGAACTTCCTTCCTCAGCAACGAATACTGCCCTATGTCGACGCGGTCGTCTGTCACGCGGGCGCGGGCACCGTACTGGGCGCGCTCGCGCACGGTGTGCCGCTGGTGGTCTCGCCGCTGGCCACCGATCAGTTCGACATGGCCGCCCAGGTCGTCGAGGCTCGCGCCGGGGTGCTCGCCGATGACGGGATCCGTGACGCGGTCCGCACTGTGCTCGCCGACCCCGCGTACCGCGATTCCGCCGCGTCCCTCGCCGAGCGGATCGCCGCAATGCCGGAACCCGCCACCATCCTGGACCACCTGACGAAGTACGCCGCTAACGTTTGA
- the eno gene encoding phosphopyruvate hydratase: protein MTVITRVHGRQILDSRGNPTVEVDVELADGSLGRAAVPSGASTGTKEAVELRDGDKTRFHGKGVRKAVDAVNSEIAEAIVGRDAEAQADVDRALIALDGTANKARLGANATLGVSLAVAKAAAAARNLPLYRYVGGVSAHLLPMPMMNIINGGAHADNPIDFQEFMIGPLGAETFTDAVRMGSEVFHTLRASLHEAGHSTNVGDEGGFAPNLNSADEALEFVLRAIEKSGYTPGEDIALLLDPAASEFYTGDVYDYTGEGRKRSVEEHVAYLADLTSRYPIVSIEDGIAQDDFTGWEQLTGAIGDRVQLVGDDVFCTNVKLLEDGIERGIANSILVKVNQIGTLTETLTTVETAHKAGYSVVMSHRSGETEDTTIADLAVATNCGQIKTGSLSRSDRTAKYNQLLRIEEELGTEARYAGATTISGRRS, encoded by the coding sequence ATGACCGTCATCACCCGGGTCCACGGCCGCCAGATCCTCGACAGCCGGGGCAACCCGACCGTCGAGGTCGACGTCGAACTGGCGGACGGCTCACTCGGCCGGGCCGCCGTACCGTCGGGCGCCTCCACCGGGACCAAGGAAGCGGTCGAACTCCGTGACGGGGACAAGACCCGCTTCCACGGCAAGGGTGTGCGCAAGGCCGTCGACGCCGTCAACTCCGAGATCGCCGAAGCGATCGTCGGACGCGACGCGGAGGCGCAGGCCGACGTCGACCGCGCGCTGATCGCACTGGACGGCACCGCGAACAAGGCCCGGCTCGGTGCCAACGCCACCCTCGGCGTCTCGCTCGCCGTGGCCAAAGCCGCCGCGGCCGCCAGGAACCTCCCGCTGTACCGCTACGTCGGTGGCGTGTCCGCGCATCTGCTGCCGATGCCGATGATGAACATCATCAACGGCGGCGCCCACGCGGACAACCCGATCGACTTCCAGGAGTTCATGATCGGCCCGCTCGGCGCCGAGACCTTCACCGACGCCGTCCGGATGGGCTCGGAGGTGTTCCATACCCTGCGCGCCTCGCTCCACGAAGCCGGGCACAGCACCAATGTCGGAGACGAAGGCGGCTTCGCGCCGAACCTCAACTCCGCCGACGAGGCGCTCGAGTTCGTACTGCGTGCGATCGAGAAGTCCGGTTACACCCCCGGAGAAGACATCGCCCTGCTGCTCGACCCGGCCGCGTCCGAGTTCTACACCGGCGACGTCTACGACTACACCGGAGAAGGCCGCAAGCGCAGCGTCGAGGAGCACGTGGCCTACCTCGCCGACCTGACCTCGCGCTACCCCATCGTGTCCATTGAGGACGGTATCGCCCAGGACGACTTCACCGGCTGGGAGCAGCTCACCGGCGCCATCGGCGACCGCGTCCAGCTCGTCGGCGACGATGTGTTCTGTACCAACGTGAAACTGCTCGAGGACGGTATCGAGCGCGGCATCGCGAACTCGATCCTGGTCAAGGTCAACCAGATCGGAACGCTCACCGAAACCCTCACCACGGTCGAGACCGCGCACAAGGCGGGTTACTCCGTGGTGATGTCGCACCGCTCCGGCGAAACCGAGGACACCACCATCGCCGATCTCGCCGTCGCCACCAACTGCGGCCAGATCAAAACCGGCTCGCTGTCGCGCTCCGACCGCACGGCCAAGTACAACCAGCTCCTCCGCATCGAAGAGGAACTCGGCACCGAAGCCCGCTACGCCGGCGCCACCACCATCAGCGGCCGTCGGTCCTGA
- a CDS encoding cation:proton antiporter, with protein MDLTLVVVLGVISIVAVAAFSERLNLAAPLSLVLVGIGLSFLPGVPHPEVEPELILAGVLPPLLYSAAVNMPMVDFRRNIRPITGLAVLLVVGSTLGAGWLFHWLIPDIGWPAAFALGAVISPTDAVAATSVGRRLGLPPRLLTVLEGEGLVNDASALVLLRSAVAAVAGSVSVWGIVGEFFYAVAVAVGIGLLVGVVNVRVRALLGNAVLNTAISFVVPFIAFLPAEEAGASGILAVVVAGLVTGHLAPRHLRATDRLAETVNWRTVAFLLESGMFLLMGLSVKTLVDEVHEDGSSAWRALLIGLAASVLVIVARIVFVGPLVAGLYREQRRAARFKPRLETTQAVLRGDESHPAVTERLDKASPRRVENLRKRLDRAAADVEFRLTETLGWRGGVVLGWAGMRGAITLAAAQTLPQDTPDRALLVLIAYVVATTTLLVQGLTLPAVIRAARVPEEDPDRLRREYVGLMTELTEAAKSFLDDPALEDPGNGPFGERVLDRVRSDVRVPSGARAGRPEPDQAESVFQYLRLRLRVLTEQSERLQRARSSGHYSSEALSRAQTSLDVEMARLEQLGDKPAS; from the coding sequence GTGGACCTGACCCTCGTCGTCGTGCTCGGTGTCATCAGCATCGTGGCCGTGGCCGCGTTCTCCGAGCGGCTCAACCTGGCCGCGCCGCTGAGCCTCGTGCTGGTCGGCATCGGCCTGAGCTTCCTGCCGGGCGTCCCGCATCCGGAGGTGGAGCCCGAGCTGATCCTCGCGGGGGTGCTGCCCCCGCTGCTGTATTCGGCGGCGGTGAACATGCCGATGGTCGACTTCCGGCGGAACATCCGGCCGATCACCGGCCTCGCGGTCCTGCTCGTGGTGGGGTCGACGCTGGGCGCGGGCTGGCTGTTCCACTGGCTGATCCCGGACATCGGCTGGCCCGCCGCGTTCGCGCTCGGCGCGGTCATCAGCCCCACCGACGCCGTCGCGGCGACTTCGGTGGGACGGCGGCTCGGCTTGCCGCCCCGGCTGCTGACCGTCCTCGAAGGCGAAGGGCTCGTCAACGACGCCTCCGCGCTCGTGCTGCTGCGGTCCGCCGTCGCGGCGGTCGCCGGGTCGGTGTCCGTCTGGGGCATCGTGGGGGAGTTCTTCTACGCGGTCGCCGTGGCGGTCGGGATCGGGCTCCTGGTCGGAGTCGTCAACGTCCGGGTGCGCGCGTTGCTGGGCAACGCGGTGCTCAACACCGCCATCTCCTTCGTGGTCCCGTTCATCGCCTTCCTGCCTGCCGAAGAGGCGGGTGCTTCGGGAATCCTCGCCGTCGTCGTCGCCGGGCTGGTGACCGGTCACCTCGCCCCGCGGCACCTGCGCGCGACGGATCGTCTCGCCGAGACCGTCAACTGGCGCACCGTGGCCTTCCTGCTGGAGAGCGGGATGTTCCTGCTGATGGGACTCAGCGTCAAGACCCTCGTCGACGAGGTGCACGAAGACGGTTCGAGCGCTTGGCGCGCGCTCCTCATCGGCCTGGCCGCCTCGGTGCTCGTCATCGTCGCGCGCATCGTTTTCGTCGGACCGCTCGTCGCGGGTCTTTACCGCGAACAACGAAGAGCGGCGCGATTCAAGCCTCGCTTGGAAACGACCCAGGCGGTTCTTCGGGGCGACGAGTCCCATCCCGCCGTCACCGAGCGCCTGGACAAAGCATCACCACGGCGGGTGGAGAACCTCCGGAAACGGCTCGATCGTGCCGCCGCGGACGTCGAGTTCCGGCTCACCGAAACTCTGGGCTGGCGCGGCGGCGTGGTGCTCGGCTGGGCGGGGATGCGCGGGGCGATCACCCTGGCCGCGGCGCAGACCCTTCCGCAGGACACGCCGGATCGCGCGCTGCTGGTCCTGATCGCCTACGTGGTGGCGACCACCACACTGCTCGTCCAGGGCTTGACGCTCCCGGCGGTCATCCGCGCGGCACGCGTACCCGAAGAGGATCCGGACCGGTTGCGCCGGGAGTACGTCGGTCTCATGACCGAGCTGACCGAGGCGGCCAAGTCCTTTTTGGACGACCCGGCGCTGGAAGATCCGGGCAACGGGCCGTTCGGCGAGCGGGTCCTGGACCGGGTGCGGTCGGATGTGCGCGTCCCGTCCGGAGCGCGGGCGGGCCGCCCGGAACCGGATCAGGCCGAAAGCGTGTTCCAGTATCTGCGGCTGCGGTTGCGTGTCCTCACCGAGCAGTCCGAGCGCCTCCAGCGTGCGCGGTCGAGCGGCCACTACAGCTCGGAGGCCTTGAGCCGCGCGCAAACCTCCCTGGACGTGGAGATGGCCCGCCTCGAGCAACTGGGGGACAAGCCCGCCTCATGA
- a CDS encoding Clp protease N-terminal domain-containing protein, producing the protein MTQANPPVRLDDLITAITKNHTDALDQLAGAMLMADHIGEVADHLIGHFVDQARRSGASWTDIGRSMGVTKQAAQKRFVGKPDANPSHSFEKFSQPARAAVISSMQEAKLAGNAEIIPAHLVLSLLGTEGTAADALRAQGVDLDRARETVVATLPPRTDADPVMIPYDARAKKALELTFRTALRLDDDGVGTGHILLALLEEENGTGLLSSLGVDAAAAERFVADAADEPPSNPGGTA; encoded by the coding sequence ATGACACAGGCAAACCCGCCGGTCAGGCTCGACGACCTGATCACGGCGATCACCAAGAACCACACCGACGCCCTCGACCAACTTGCCGGAGCGATGCTGATGGCCGACCACATCGGTGAGGTCGCCGACCATCTCATCGGCCACTTCGTCGACCAGGCCCGTCGTTCTGGCGCGTCCTGGACCGACATCGGCCGCAGCATGGGTGTCACCAAACAGGCCGCGCAGAAACGGTTCGTCGGCAAACCCGATGCCAACCCGTCGCACAGTTTCGAGAAGTTCTCCCAGCCCGCCCGCGCCGCGGTCATCTCCAGCATGCAAGAGGCCAAGCTGGCGGGCAACGCCGAGATCATCCCCGCGCATCTCGTCCTCAGCCTGCTCGGCACCGAGGGCACCGCGGCCGATGCCTTGCGGGCGCAGGGTGTCGATCTCGACCGCGCACGGGAAACGGTGGTCGCGACCCTGCCGCCACGCACCGACGCCGATCCGGTGATGATTCCGTACGACGCCCGTGCGAAGAAAGCGCTCGAGCTGACCTTCCGGACGGCCTTGCGGCTCGACGACGACGGCGTCGGCACCGGCCATATCCTGTTGGCGTTGCTGGAAGAGGAGAACGGCACCGGGTTGCTGTCCTCACTGGGCGTCGACGCGGCGGCCGCCGAGAGGTTCGTCGCGGACGCCGCCGACGAGCCGCCGTCGAACCCCGGCGGAACCGCCTGA
- a CDS encoding dienelactone hydrolase family protein: MTKTVYVGGSGPAVVLMPEMPGISPDVLRFARWVRDAGFTVHLPSLFGTDGAYPTAEEGQQVVRRACVSAEFRAFAGGGTSPVTSWLRGLARLAHAECGGPGVGAIGLCFTGNFALTMALEPAVVASVVNHPSLPLDDPGGLELSDEDALAIRDRVSRDGLKVLAYRFDGDRWCTGQRFAAYQALLGDAFDGRVLPDGAANTDPPPFFRDVVGTPHSVVTAHLVDSDGQPTLRARDEILAYLTERLRPAR; the protein is encoded by the coding sequence GTGACGAAGACGGTATACGTCGGGGGTTCCGGGCCCGCCGTGGTGCTGATGCCCGAGATGCCGGGCATCAGCCCCGACGTTCTCCGGTTCGCGCGCTGGGTGCGGGACGCGGGGTTCACCGTCCACCTGCCGTCCCTCTTCGGAACGGACGGGGCCTACCCGACGGCCGAGGAGGGCCAGCAGGTGGTCCGCCGCGCGTGTGTCAGCGCGGAGTTCAGGGCGTTCGCCGGCGGCGGCACCAGCCCCGTCACGTCTTGGCTGCGCGGGCTCGCACGGCTGGCCCACGCCGAGTGCGGCGGTCCCGGAGTAGGAGCGATCGGGCTGTGCTTCACCGGGAACTTCGCCCTCACGATGGCGCTCGAACCCGCCGTCGTCGCGTCCGTGGTCAACCATCCGTCACTGCCGTTGGACGACCCGGGCGGGCTCGAACTCAGCGACGAAGACGCGCTCGCGATCCGAGACCGCGTCTCGCGTGATGGCCTGAAAGTCCTCGCCTACCGCTTCGACGGTGATCGCTGGTGCACCGGCCAGCGCTTCGCCGCCTACCAAGCCCTCCTCGGCGACGCCTTCGACGGCCGCGTCCTGCCGGACGGCGCCGCCAACACCGACCCTCCCCCGTTCTTCCGTGACGTGGTCGGCACGCCGCACAGCGTCGTCACCGCTCACCTCGTCGACTCCGACGGGCAACCCACGCTGCGGGCCAGAGACGAGATCCTCGCCTACCTCACCGAGCGGCTCCGTCCTGCCCGGTGA
- a CDS encoding CHAT domain-containing protein, protein MEPDHLSPKGIDERVRALHRDGIEATNSGHPVRGARLLRAAVKLLNRAPARPALAARVLSTLGGVEVVLGNSEHGFDLLDAAEVLPVAPGDHGALRQQRGLALILVGRMAEALTCFDEAIPLLRRSGEPVALARALLNRALLHQTAGRVRLALADLDACAEIATAHGAADGLPRTLAKALQGRGQAKVLTGDIPAALRDFSAAAEVYAEHGEGMLAPLAVDKGRALLAAGLPSEAAAELDFALARFPRLRMDQEHAEAELTRARAALAAGDLAGARRWAGRATRRFRRRGNDTWAAVAALTLLRADFTAGGRMKRVAADAAELATRLTGLGLRNDAETAKLLAARANIALADPEAARAALADRALPDGPLANRLLRKLARAELAWSTGDRRTTLAQARAGLKSLEAYRSGFGSLDLRTGVASLGRDLAKTGLAAAWANGSPEVVFRWLERSRAQAFGIQRPHRPDGETVDAVAELRQLAGKIRTTELAGASDAEARRRCAELERGIRARGWETEGADLQVSRATYGGVRAELSKRDSVMLGFLADKDRFRALVVDGHRASLIDLGDVAVVTEAVMRLQSDLNAVCGRRLPAALERVIRSSVRRQVGVLAEELLVPLLTRLGDADVVVVPTGVLSIVPWGLLEPFRGRPVTVTPSPSAWLALCTVPTRETADHAAMLTVAGPGLEHATNEADRVAEVYPRAEVLAGNDATIEATSKALAEYDSVHLAAHGHHEQENVLFSRLDLADGPLMAYDVQLLESVPDHVVLSACDIGQAVVRPGDEILGFTAALLYSGSRTVISSVARVDDRAVVQVMESYHRALARGTVPARALADATCGELLMPLVCFGQ, encoded by the coding sequence GTGGAGCCGGATCACCTGTCGCCGAAGGGCATCGACGAGCGTGTGCGCGCGCTGCACCGCGATGGGATCGAAGCGACCAACAGCGGGCACCCCGTACGCGGAGCCCGGCTGCTCCGTGCCGCGGTGAAACTGCTGAACCGTGCTCCGGCTCGGCCGGCGCTCGCCGCGAGAGTTCTGAGCACCCTCGGGGGTGTCGAGGTCGTGCTGGGCAACAGCGAACACGGCTTCGACCTGCTGGACGCCGCCGAGGTGCTGCCCGTCGCCCCCGGTGACCACGGTGCGCTCCGTCAGCAGCGCGGACTGGCCCTGATCCTGGTCGGACGGATGGCCGAAGCGCTCACGTGCTTCGACGAAGCCATTCCGCTGTTGAGGCGTTCCGGCGAACCCGTGGCGCTGGCCAGGGCGTTGTTGAATCGTGCGCTGCTGCACCAGACCGCGGGCCGGGTCCGGCTCGCTCTCGCCGACCTCGACGCCTGTGCCGAGATCGCGACGGCCCACGGGGCTGCCGACGGACTTCCCAGGACGTTGGCGAAAGCGCTCCAAGGACGAGGACAGGCGAAGGTGCTGACCGGGGACATCCCCGCCGCGCTCCGCGATTTCAGCGCGGCGGCCGAGGTCTACGCGGAGCATGGCGAGGGCATGTTGGCTCCGCTCGCGGTGGACAAGGGGCGGGCGCTGCTCGCCGCGGGCCTGCCGAGCGAAGCCGCCGCCGAGCTCGATTTCGCCCTCGCGCGTTTCCCCCGGCTCCGGATGGATCAGGAACATGCCGAAGCGGAGCTCACCAGGGCACGAGCCGCCTTGGCGGCCGGAGACCTGGCAGGCGCCCGGCGATGGGCAGGCCGCGCGACCCGTCGCTTTCGCAGGCGCGGCAACGACACCTGGGCCGCGGTCGCCGCGCTCACCCTGCTGCGGGCCGACTTCACGGCCGGTGGCCGGATGAAACGGGTGGCGGCCGACGCGGCGGAACTCGCCACCCGGCTCACGGGCCTCGGGCTCCGGAACGACGCCGAGACGGCGAAGCTCTTGGCCGCCAGGGCCAACATCGCTCTCGCCGACCCCGAGGCCGCACGCGCCGCGCTCGCGGACCGTGCCCTGCCGGACGGTCCGCTGGCGAACCGGTTGCTCCGCAAGCTGGCCCGGGCGGAGCTCGCGTGGTCGACCGGTGACCGGCGGACGACCTTGGCCCAGGCACGGGCCGGGCTGAAATCGCTCGAGGCCTATCGAAGCGGGTTCGGAAGCCTCGACCTCCGAACCGGTGTCGCCTCACTCGGCCGCGATCTGGCGAAGACCGGCCTGGCAGCGGCATGGGCGAACGGTTCGCCGGAGGTCGTCTTCCGCTGGCTGGAACGCTCCCGTGCCCAGGCTTTCGGGATTCAGCGGCCCCACCGGCCCGACGGGGAAACCGTCGACGCCGTCGCCGAACTGCGCCAGCTCGCGGGCAAGATCCGCACCACCGAACTCGCCGGCGCCTCGGACGCGGAGGCGCGACGTCGGTGCGCCGAACTGGAACGCGGCATCAGGGCTAGGGGATGGGAGACCGAAGGGGCCGACCTTCAGGTATCCAGGGCGACCTATGGCGGTGTCCGCGCCGAACTGTCCAAAAGGGACAGTGTGATGCTCGGTTTCCTCGCCGACAAGGACAGATTCCGTGCTTTGGTGGTCGACGGCCACCGTGCGTCGTTGATCGATCTCGGTGACGTGGCCGTGGTGACCGAAGCGGTCATGCGCCTGCAGAGTGATCTGAACGCGGTCTGCGGCCGAAGGCTGCCGGCCGCGCTGGAGCGGGTCATCCGGTCGTCCGTGCGCCGCCAGGTCGGTGTGCTGGCCGAGGAACTGCTGGTACCGCTGCTCACGCGACTGGGCGACGCCGACGTGGTGGTGGTGCCCACGGGAGTTCTTTCGATCGTGCCGTGGGGGTTGCTCGAGCCCTTCCGGGGCCGTCCGGTGACGGTCACACCGTCGCCTTCCGCATGGCTCGCCCTCTGTACGGTGCCCACGCGCGAAACAGCGGACCACGCGGCGATGCTGACGGTCGCCGGTCCCGGACTCGAGCACGCCACGAACGAAGCCGATCGCGTCGCGGAGGTCTACCCTCGCGCGGAAGTGCTGGCAGGCAACGACGCCACGATCGAGGCGACGTCGAAAGCTCTCGCCGAATACGACTCGGTGCATCTGGCCGCACACGGGCACCATGAACAGGAGAACGTGCTCTTCTCCCGCCTCGACCTCGCAGACGGCCCGCTGATGGCCTACGACGTCCAGCTGCTCGAATCCGTGCCGGACCATGTCGTCCTGTCCGCCTGCGACATCGGCCAGGCGGTGGTCCGTCCCGGGGACGAGATCCTCGGGTTCACCGCCGCGTTGCTCTACAGCGGAAGCAGGACGGTGATCTCCAGTGTGGCCAGGGTCGACGATCGAGCGGTCGTCCAGGTCATGGAGTCCTACCACCGGGCGCTGGCGCGGGGGACGGTGCCCGCGAGGGCGCTGGCCGACGCCACCTGCGGCGAATTGCTGATGCCGTTGGTCTGCTTCGGTCAGTGA
- a CDS encoding preprotein translocase subunit SecY, with protein sequence MNDSAERTAGRSSLRHRILVTLLAIVVFRLGQDLPAPHVDTRALEAIPKTDNPWYWLLDLFTGGGLSTLPVFVFGVLPCLAAAPVLRTLITLVPRLAALRAEGRAGARLLTRYRRRLTVVLGLLGAVGVVVFRDREVFDDHGAVSIVVTVACMTAGTALVLRLTEVITDHGFGNGVRILLLAQVLAVLPAESLRLYEAKGWVAIAVMTVVASSVMVATIVVAQAQRRIPIQHAKRMIGVRTYGGNPTYIPLRIAQANSPAVLAAVLLSLPVLASGLWPTVTWLEWTGSRLRDEGTPWRIVVYVVLVGLFAFVRAAGTLDVEQVSRDLVRTGGFVPGIRPGSWTADYIGYVYHRISFFGAVYAGVIALIPVAGLALLDASPRLPFGGVTLQVVLVFLVSVTLDTSRQINELRLQKSYGQFLR encoded by the coding sequence ATGAACGACAGTGCCGAGCGGACGGCGGGCAGAAGCTCCCTCCGTCACCGGATCCTGGTCACCCTGCTGGCGATCGTGGTGTTCCGGCTCGGGCAGGACCTGCCCGCTCCCCACGTGGACACCCGCGCGCTCGAAGCAATCCCGAAGACCGACAACCCCTGGTACTGGCTACTCGACCTCTTCACCGGTGGCGGGCTGTCCACCCTGCCGGTGTTCGTGTTCGGCGTCCTTCCCTGCCTGGCCGCGGCTCCGGTTCTGCGCACGCTGATCACCCTGGTCCCGCGGCTGGCCGCGCTCCGGGCCGAAGGGCGAGCCGGCGCGCGCCTGCTGACTCGGTACCGGCGGCGGCTCACCGTCGTGCTCGGCCTCCTCGGTGCCGTCGGCGTGGTCGTGTTCCGAGACCGGGAGGTTTTCGACGACCACGGCGCCGTCTCCATCGTCGTCACGGTGGCGTGCATGACGGCGGGTACCGCGCTGGTCCTGCGGCTGACCGAGGTGATCACCGACCACGGCTTCGGTAATGGCGTCCGGATTCTGCTCCTGGCACAGGTCCTGGCGGTGCTGCCGGCGGAGTCCCTGCGCCTCTACGAAGCGAAGGGCTGGGTCGCCATCGCGGTCATGACCGTCGTGGCGTCGTCGGTCATGGTGGCCACGATCGTCGTCGCGCAGGCACAACGCCGTATCCCGATACAGCACGCGAAGCGGATGATCGGCGTGCGGACCTACGGCGGAAACCCGACCTACATCCCTTTGCGGATCGCCCAGGCGAACAGCCCCGCCGTCCTCGCCGCCGTGCTGCTGTCCCTGCCGGTACTGGCGTCGGGCCTCTGGCCCACCGTGACCTGGCTCGAATGGACCGGATCCCGGCTACGCGACGAAGGAACTCCTTGGCGGATCGTGGTTTACGTCGTCCTCGTCGGCCTCTTCGCGTTCGTCAGGGCGGCGGGAACACTGGACGTCGAGCAGGTGTCCCGAGACCTGGTGCGCACGGGTGGTTTCGTCCCCGGGATCCGGCCGGGCAGCTGGACGGCCGACTACATCGGCTACGTGTACCACCGGATCAGCTTCTTCGGCGCGGTCTACGCCGGAGTGATCGCGCTGATCCCGGTCGCCGGACTCGCTTTGCTGGACGCGAGCCCGAGACTCCCCTTCGGCGGCGTGACCCTCCAGGTGGTTCTCGTGTTCCTCGTCAGTGTCACGCTGGACACCTCGCGGCAGATCAACGAACTGCGCCTGCAGAAGAGCTATGGACAATTCCTTCGTTGA
- a CDS encoding GlxA family transcriptional regulator, with protein MLRVGVLAYPGCFASEVFGVPDLLTMATHVAGPDNAGYEVSVVSPRRRVVASGGVALTVSPLREVDVLVVPGFEFIPGQDLDAKIAGLSKEVAAIRSHAEAGNVVVSICVGAFLLGEAGLLDRRRATTSWLFADELARRRPEADVRPEHLVVTDKGVTTTAAFSAMYDFALELIREHSGAEVARTTARVALVDDARSSQTPYVDARLLPQRGNEFSRQVMRRLDQNLAARYDLAALADTFKVSTRTLLRRFAEEAGQSPLEYLHSSRVRRARHLLETTDRTVSGICTAIGYRDPGTFAALFAKHTGRRPRDYRAAFRRGAGG; from the coding sequence ATGCTGCGAGTCGGTGTCCTGGCCTATCCGGGTTGCTTCGCGTCCGAGGTGTTCGGCGTCCCCGATCTCCTCACGATGGCCACGCACGTCGCAGGACCGGACAACGCCGGATACGAGGTGTCTGTCGTCTCGCCGCGCCGCCGAGTCGTCGCATCCGGCGGTGTGGCGTTGACCGTCTCGCCGCTGCGTGAGGTGGACGTCCTGGTCGTGCCGGGATTCGAGTTCATACCCGGTCAGGACCTCGACGCGAAGATCGCGGGCCTCTCCAAGGAAGTCGCGGCGATCCGGTCCCACGCCGAAGCGGGCAACGTCGTCGTCTCGATCTGTGTCGGCGCGTTCCTGCTCGGCGAAGCAGGGCTTCTCGACCGGCGCCGCGCCACCACGTCCTGGCTCTTCGCGGACGAACTGGCTCGACGCCGCCCTGAGGCCGATGTCCGGCCCGAGCACCTGGTCGTCACCGACAAGGGAGTCACGACGACGGCGGCCTTCAGCGCCATGTACGACTTCGCGCTCGAACTGATCCGCGAACACAGCGGCGCCGAGGTGGCGCGGACGACAGCGCGGGTGGCGCTGGTCGACGACGCGCGATCGTCCCAGACCCCCTACGTCGACGCGCGGCTCCTTCCACAGCGCGGCAACGAGTTCTCCCGCCAGGTCATGCGACGGCTCGACCAGAACCTGGCCGCCCGTTACGACCTGGCGGCCTTGGCGGACACGTTCAAGGTCAGCACGAGGACGTTGCTGCGGCGTTTCGCGGAGGAGGCGGGCCAGAGCCCGCTCGAATACCTGCATTCCTCACGCGTCCGGCGCGCCCGCCATCTTCTCGAAACGACGGACCGCACCGTCTCCGGAATCTGTACCGCGATCGGGTACCGGGACCCCGGAACCTTCGCCGCCCTGTTCGCCAAGCACACGGGACGCCGTCCGAGGGATTACCGCGCGGCGTTTCGTCGCGGCGCGGGCGGATAG